In one window of Candidatus Sulfuricurvum sp. RIFRC-1 DNA:
- the rpoN gene encoding RNA polymerase factor sigma-54 produces MQTTLSYKQKQLPRLSMQTWLPLLQCSLNDLEKHLQVITNENPCLEVKSGFEESNSGAGGNTAYGAFQNYVSNASSDQIEWLSISSTSLYEKLDEQIVAPLFPTPISQKIARQIIYYINDEGYFEGSVEEVAQQCDTDAHTVERVRQRFAHLEPSGVGAADYKESFLFQLSDHDLDDELSILLGAMILQFDKMEKFINHPRLHDAKHVLQHLRNPPALEYMEPESQITPDLFVEFAGSELNIRINHAFYPDLQVNMIDKYDNFAKQKFKEARELVKLLDLRKATLYNVALVLLEKQYAFFMGGELKPLRLQDVADELGFNESTISRAIADKYIQTERGLYAFKDFFSNSIGEVSTSEIKHFLKRLVGSENKDDPFSDKTLHEMIEERFGVKMVRRVIAKYRQELDIPSYKERLFLYKLELL; encoded by the coding sequence ATGCAAACAACATTATCGTATAAGCAAAAGCAACTCCCGCGACTCTCGATGCAAACGTGGTTGCCGCTGTTGCAATGCTCCCTGAATGATCTCGAAAAACATCTGCAAGTAATTACAAATGAAAATCCTTGTTTAGAGGTGAAATCAGGCTTTGAAGAGTCAAATTCCGGGGCAGGGGGGAATACAGCGTATGGCGCATTTCAGAACTATGTCTCTAATGCATCAAGCGATCAAATCGAGTGGCTCAGTATCTCTTCGACATCACTGTACGAAAAACTCGATGAACAGATTGTAGCCCCTCTTTTTCCGACACCGATATCGCAAAAGATCGCTCGTCAAATTATCTATTACATTAATGACGAAGGGTATTTTGAAGGATCGGTCGAAGAGGTAGCTCAGCAGTGTGATACCGATGCTCATACTGTGGAACGAGTACGCCAGCGATTTGCCCATTTGGAGCCTTCCGGCGTCGGTGCTGCGGATTACAAAGAGTCATTTTTGTTTCAGCTCAGTGATCATGATTTGGATGATGAACTCTCTATTTTGCTCGGTGCGATGATTTTACAGTTCGATAAGATGGAAAAATTTATCAATCACCCACGACTGCATGATGCCAAACATGTATTGCAACATTTGAGAAATCCTCCGGCGTTGGAATACATGGAGCCAGAATCACAGATTACTCCCGATTTGTTTGTCGAATTTGCAGGATCGGAGCTCAATATTCGTATCAACCATGCGTTTTATCCCGATTTACAGGTCAACATGATCGACAAATACGACAATTTTGCGAAACAAAAGTTCAAAGAAGCGCGTGAGCTGGTCAAACTTCTCGATTTGCGCAAGGCGACACTTTATAACGTTGCGTTGGTATTGCTCGAAAAACAATACGCCTTTTTTATGGGGGGAGAACTCAAACCGCTCCGACTCCAAGACGTTGCCGATGAACTGGGATTTAACGAATCGACGATTTCACGAGCGATTGCCGATAAATATATTCAAACGGAGCGGGGATTGTATGCGTTTAAAGACTTTTTTTCGAACTCGATCGGCGAAGTTTCTACTTCAGAGATCAAACATTTCCTGAAACGGCTTGTGGGAAGTGAAAACAAAGACGATCCGTTTAGCGATAAAACACTTCATGAGATGATCGAAGAGCGTTTCGGGGTCAAAATGGTACGTCGTGTTATCGCGAAATACCGTCAAGAACTGGATATCCCATCGTACAAAGAACGATTGTTCTTGTACAAGTTGGAATTGCTTTAA
- a CDS encoding nitrogen fixation protein NifZ, translating into MESTPAQAKPLSASEEDMPINDEARKTNLYKMSTKDEILSLYRVGQRVRLTKSIRNDGTYPHARVGDVLIEAGSEGYVRKIGDFLQTIRVYEVNFIEEGLVFGCREAELESALEDDGYDEVAEELKWLKEHRAARAAEKAAQSQEEGE; encoded by the coding sequence ATGGAGTCCACGCCTGCACAAGCCAAACCACTATCAGCTTCTGAAGAGGATATGCCGATTAATGATGAGGCACGTAAAACCAACCTTTACAAGATGTCCACCAAAGACGAGATTCTTTCTCTGTACAGAGTGGGGCAGAGGGTTCGACTGACTAAATCGATCCGAAATGATGGAACGTATCCGCATGCACGAGTCGGTGATGTGTTGATCGAAGCAGGTTCGGAAGGATACGTCCGAAAAATCGGTGATTTTTTACAGACAATACGTGTTTATGAAGTCAATTTCATCGAAGAAGGGTTGGTATTCGGATGCCGCGAAGCGGAACTGGAAAGCGCTCTTGAAGATGACGGTTATGATGAAGTGGCGGAAGAATTGAAATGGCTCAAAGAACACCGTGCTGCGCGAGCTGCTGAAAAAGCGGCGCAATCTCAAGAAGAGGGGGAATAA
- a CDS encoding nitrogenase-stabilizing/protective protein NifW, translated as MGTLSEFQQITDTEDFFDFFDLEYDERLVNAKRFHIMKKFGELVEKANGHDMGGETKLLEYYRFALITVYKNFENGYSPSAADVWAMFDKPSACGTCSTSSSCNDVEEVSHGVHACTSQTTISF; from the coding sequence ATGGGAACATTAAGCGAATTTCAACAAATTACCGATACCGAAGATTTCTTTGACTTTTTCGATTTGGAATACGATGAGCGTCTTGTGAACGCAAAACGGTTTCATATCATGAAAAAGTTTGGTGAATTGGTCGAGAAAGCAAATGGCCATGATATGGGTGGTGAGACGAAATTGCTCGAATATTACCGATTTGCTCTTATTACGGTCTATAAAAATTTTGAAAACGGCTATAGTCCATCTGCCGCTGATGTTTGGGCTATGTTCGATAAGCCGAGTGCTTGCGGTACCTGCTCAACATCGAGCAGTTGTAATGATGTAGAGGAGGTCAGTCATGGAGTCCACGCCTGCACAAGCCAAACCACTATCAGCTTCTGA
- a CDS encoding FAD-dependent oxidoreductase: MLYDVIVVGSGISGLYAALSAKRAGLKVALVSKSNPLRSNSAVASGGINAVLKTTRHDSCRDHIADTLKGADKLGRLAVVSAMVTGAEEIINDLQSMGVAFDTNEEGHVAQRPFGGTKAKRTCYIADKTGASITQTLLVQCRKEGVKIFPNHLMLSIATFKEQLSGITLLRRRDSQVIAFACKSLVLAGGGFAGIYRGHSTNSQESSGDVIAIALRAKMRLANLEFVQFHPTTLANSGTLISEAARGEGAYIVDEMGERFTDELQTRDKLSRDIVLHQLNGHTVYLDFRHLGEELIDKKLPSARKHALNGSGIDILTELLPITPSAHYTMGGIWSRNDTSTDIANVFACGECAHNGVHGANRLGGNSLLEAAYFGKVAGTEAAKAAKKGVFHPIDYAQVAQELRYVDSIIEGESRFNINTMRRNLGNNLYKNAGVFRTHDSLANALEYVHYLMKMSSGLCCVNKERTDNVELMSIIEFRNALTVAEAMLMSALAREESRGVHYRDDFPQHDGKNYEVNTIIRRLAATFLRITFEGHLSSDWWHRIRKFFHAQ, from the coding sequence ATGCTGTATGATGTAATTGTTGTCGGCAGCGGTATCTCCGGATTATATGCCGCACTTAGTGCCAAACGTGCCGGACTCAAGGTTGCTTTAGTCAGCAAAAGCAATCCTCTGCGTTCCAATTCTGCCGTAGCATCTGGGGGAATCAATGCCGTACTTAAAACAACGCGTCACGATTCATGCCGTGATCATATCGCCGATACGTTAAAGGGAGCCGACAAGCTCGGTCGTCTTGCCGTTGTCAGTGCTATGGTAACCGGTGCAGAAGAGATCATTAATGATCTGCAATCGATGGGAGTTGCCTTTGATACCAACGAAGAGGGACACGTTGCTCAACGCCCATTTGGGGGAACAAAAGCAAAGCGTACATGCTATATCGCTGATAAAACGGGCGCTTCAATTACCCAAACCCTTCTCGTACAGTGCCGTAAAGAAGGGGTAAAAATATTTCCTAATCATCTTATGCTCTCGATTGCTACTTTTAAGGAACAACTTTCCGGTATTACGCTCCTTAGACGTCGAGATTCACAAGTAATCGCCTTTGCGTGCAAATCGCTTGTACTGGCTGGAGGAGGGTTTGCCGGAATATATCGCGGTCACTCTACTAATTCCCAAGAATCAAGCGGAGATGTCATCGCTATAGCACTCAGAGCCAAGATGCGTTTAGCCAATCTGGAATTTGTTCAGTTTCACCCAACAACACTAGCCAACAGCGGTACTTTAATCAGTGAAGCAGCACGGGGAGAAGGTGCGTATATCGTTGATGAAATGGGGGAACGCTTTACCGATGAGCTACAAACACGCGATAAACTCTCTCGTGATATCGTTCTTCATCAGTTGAATGGTCATACCGTTTATCTTGACTTCCGCCATTTGGGTGAAGAGTTGATCGACAAAAAACTCCCATCCGCGCGTAAACATGCCCTCAACGGCTCAGGAATTGATATCCTCACTGAATTGCTCCCTATCACGCCATCCGCTCACTATACCATGGGCGGAATTTGGAGCCGCAACGATACCTCTACGGATATTGCAAATGTTTTTGCCTGTGGTGAATGTGCCCATAACGGTGTACACGGAGCAAACCGTTTGGGCGGTAACAGCCTGCTTGAAGCCGCTTATTTTGGTAAGGTCGCCGGTACAGAAGCGGCCAAAGCGGCTAAAAAAGGGGTGTTCCATCCTATCGATTATGCACAGGTTGCACAAGAACTACGCTACGTTGATAGTATCATCGAAGGCGAAAGTCGATTTAATATCAACACGATGCGTCGTAACCTCGGCAATAATCTTTATAAAAATGCAGGGGTTTTCCGCACCCATGATTCGCTTGCCAATGCATTGGAATACGTCCATTATCTGATGAAGATGTCATCAGGATTGTGTTGTGTTAATAAAGAACGGACCGATAACGTCGAGCTGATGTCGATTATCGAGTTTCGTAATGCTCTCACCGTGGCAGAAGCAATGCTCATGTCGGCATTAGCGCGTGAAGAGAGCCGTGGTGTCCATTATCGGGATGATTTTCCCCAACATGATGGTAAAAATTATGAGGTCAATACGATTATTCGCCGCCTCGCAGCAACTTTTTTACGCATAACATTCGAAGGGCATCTCTCATCGGATTGGTGGCATCGGATACGAAAGTTTTTTCATGCACAGTAG
- a CDS encoding flavodoxin: protein MSKVGIFFGSSSGVTRGAAELLADEIKGAELIDMEEDFDGIDQFDDFDVLILGSSTWGQGDPQRDWVDPLYELDNDRPDLEGKKVAFFGAGDQKTHGEHFLSALGKMHDLFTSLGASAYGFTSTAGYEYEFSLAERDGKFCGLGIDDINQEDLTEDRVKEWATQLKSEIGL, encoded by the coding sequence ATGTCAAAAGTCGGTATTTTTTTCGGTAGCAGCAGCGGTGTCACACGGGGTGCGGCAGAACTTTTAGCGGATGAGATCAAAGGTGCAGAATTGATCGATATGGAAGAAGATTTCGATGGAATCGATCAGTTTGACGATTTCGACGTATTGATTCTTGGTTCTTCTACGTGGGGTCAAGGTGATCCTCAACGTGACTGGGTCGATCCATTGTATGAATTGGACAATGATCGTCCTGATCTGGAGGGGAAAAAAGTAGCGTTTTTCGGTGCCGGTGATCAAAAAACACACGGTGAGCATTTCCTGAGCGCTTTGGGAAAAATGCATGATTTGTTTACCTCTCTTGGGGCAAGTGCATACGGATTTACGTCAACAGCGGGATATGAGTACGAGTTCTCTCTTGCAGAACGTGACGGAAAGTTTTGCGGATTGGGGATCGATGACATTAATCAGGAAGATTTGACCGAAGATCGTGTTAAAGAGTGGGCCACTCAACTTAAAAGTGAAATAGGGCTGTAG
- a CDS encoding 2Fe-2S iron-sulfur cluster binding domain-containing protein: MTTRVEIMNDFLAINVIPGKTIQDIVEASGSALPFGCRDGECGTCVVMIESGMEYMSEINEKEKAVLKTLNESNPKARLACQMKVIAPNGLVRIKY, translated from the coding sequence ATGACAACACGTGTAGAAATTATGAATGACTTTTTGGCGATCAACGTCATACCGGGCAAAACGATCCAAGATATCGTTGAAGCTTCAGGGAGTGCACTTCCATTCGGGTGCCGTGACGGTGAGTGTGGTACCTGTGTCGTAATGATCGAATCAGGTATGGAGTACATGAGCGAAATCAATGAAAAAGAGAAAGCGGTACTTAAAACGCTGAATGAAAGTAACCCAAAAGCTCGTCTTGCTTGTCAAATGAAAGTTATTGCACCAAACGGATTGGTACGTATTAAATACTAA
- a CDS encoding iron-sulfur cluster assembly scaffold protein — translation MARDTLIGGALWEEYSTEVQRRMNDPINMGEITQEEADAADKKLIIADFGAESCGDAVRLYWMIDPKNDVIVKSRFKSFGCGTAIASSDMMAELCMEKTVDEALKITNIDVEKALRDEEDIPAVPGQKMHCSVMAYDVIKKAASIYKGVDMSEFETEFIVCECARVSLDTLKEVIRLNKLESIEQITDYTKAGGFCKSCIKPGGHEKKDVYLVDMLAEITAELQKEAISKKIKEAKGDGNFNAMSLVQKLRSIESILEEYIRPTLKADHGDVEVIDLKEVDGEHELYIQYKGECMSCSMNTTTTLAGMQDMLNFKLKSNLRVMVV, via the coding sequence ATGGCACGTGACACACTGATCGGCGGAGCATTATGGGAAGAGTATTCAACTGAAGTACAACGACGGATGAACGATCCGATCAATATGGGTGAGATTACTCAAGAAGAAGCCGATGCAGCTGATAAAAAGTTGATTATTGCCGATTTCGGTGCGGAGAGCTGCGGGGATGCCGTACGTCTTTACTGGATGATCGATCCTAAAAATGATGTGATCGTAAAAAGCCGATTTAAAAGTTTCGGATGCGGTACGGCGATTGCCAGTTCAGACATGATGGCAGAACTATGTATGGAAAAAACGGTTGATGAAGCACTTAAGATCACTAACATCGATGTGGAAAAAGCACTTCGTGACGAGGAAGATATTCCGGCAGTTCCCGGGCAGAAAATGCACTGTTCCGTTATGGCGTATGACGTAATCAAAAAAGCGGCATCAATCTATAAAGGGGTTGATATGTCCGAGTTTGAGACCGAATTTATCGTCTGCGAATGTGCCCGTGTCAGTCTCGACACCCTTAAAGAGGTGATTCGTCTCAACAAACTTGAATCGATTGAACAAATTACCGATTACACTAAAGCGGGCGGTTTCTGTAAATCGTGTATTAAACCGGGCGGACATGAGAAAAAAGATGTCTATCTCGTCGATATGCTTGCAGAAATCACCGCTGAGCTTCAAAAAGAGGCAATCAGTAAAAAGATCAAAGAGGCAAAAGGAGACGGAAACTTCAATGCGATGAGTTTGGTACAAAAACTCCGCAGTATTGAATCGATTCTCGAAGAATACATTCGTCCTACTCTCAAAGCCGACCATGGAGATGTTGAAGTGATCGATCTCAAAGAGGTAGACGGAGAACACGAACTCTATATCCAGTACAAAGGTGAGTGTATGAGTTGTTCTATGAACACGACAACAACCCTCGCAGGAATGCAAGATATGCTAAACTTTAAACTCAAATCTAACTTGCGAGTGATGGTGGTTTAA
- a CDS encoding 5'-nucleotidase, with amino-acid sequence MGYDLENKLVIAISSRALFSLEEENSIFEEKGLKEYYQHQLEKELDVLQPGTAFGLVNNFLAINTLFDDGKHIEVIIISRNNAATSLRITKSIEAYNLDIVRSAWTGGEKISKYLLPFKVDLFLSAYEDDVRDAIDAGIAAARILPFEGNQNEPISHQVRIAFDGDAVLFSDESEQIYKLQGLNAFIAHEKENVAKSLPDGPFAKLLRIISKIQTHFPDDISAPIRTALITARNSPAHERVIRTLNEWGVRIDEAFFLGGVDKYEIVKAFQADIFFDDQDVHLEKTSKETPSAKVPYSSSSPLAQNS; translated from the coding sequence ATGGGATATGATTTAGAAAATAAGCTTGTTATTGCCATCTCTTCCAGAGCATTGTTCTCACTTGAAGAAGAAAATAGCATTTTTGAGGAAAAAGGGCTCAAAGAGTATTATCAGCATCAACTGGAAAAAGAGCTCGACGTTCTCCAACCGGGGACGGCTTTTGGTCTTGTCAACAACTTTTTAGCCATCAATACTTTGTTTGATGATGGAAAACACATCGAAGTCATCATTATCTCACGCAACAATGCCGCCACCAGCCTACGAATAACTAAATCGATCGAAGCGTATAATCTCGATATCGTCCGCTCTGCATGGACGGGTGGGGAAAAGATATCAAAATACCTATTACCCTTCAAAGTGGATCTCTTTTTGTCGGCCTACGAAGACGATGTCCGCGATGCGATCGATGCAGGGATAGCCGCTGCGAGGATTTTACCGTTTGAGGGGAATCAAAATGAGCCGATTTCCCATCAAGTTCGGATCGCATTTGACGGAGATGCGGTTTTATTCTCAGACGAATCGGAACAAATTTACAAACTGCAAGGGCTAAACGCTTTTATCGCCCACGAAAAAGAGAACGTCGCCAAATCACTGCCCGATGGGCCGTTTGCCAAATTATTACGGATCATTTCAAAGATCCAAACCCATTTTCCCGACGATATCTCTGCACCGATCCGAACCGCATTGATTACCGCGCGCAACTCTCCTGCACACGAGCGTGTAATACGAACCCTCAATGAGTGGGGAGTTCGTATCGATGAAGCCTTTTTTCTAGGCGGTGTGGACAAATACGAGATTGTAAAAGCGTTTCAAGCCGATATTTTCTTCGATGACCAAGACGTTCATCTCGAAAAAACCTCCAAAGAGACCCCCAGCGCAAAAGTGCCGTATAGCTCTTCTTCACCGCTTGCGCAAAACAGCTAA
- a CDS encoding P-II family nitrogen regulator — MVQITAVFNKHCLNDVLRELFDNEIEGVTVTDVIGKGSLGIAEKNNAPDLYPKVMIIVVVSNEKTKEITMEAIRAHTQDLGHGAGKIWVTPVLEVERIRTGERDESALTQPIPRATHKSNTFFTAVDTPSS; from the coding sequence ATGGTCCAGATTACTGCTGTATTTAACAAACACTGTCTCAACGATGTTCTTCGTGAATTATTTGATAACGAAATCGAAGGTGTAACCGTTACAGATGTCATCGGAAAAGGTTCTCTCGGTATTGCCGAAAAAAACAATGCCCCCGATTTGTATCCGAAAGTTATGATTATTGTCGTAGTATCAAATGAAAAAACAAAAGAGATTACGATGGAAGCGATCCGTGCACATACTCAGGATTTAGGCCACGGTGCAGGTAAAATATGGGTCACTCCGGTACTCGAAGTAGAGCGTATCCGTACAGGGGAAAGAGACGAATCGGCACTGACGCAACCGATCCCTCGCGCTACACATAAAAGCAACACCTTCTTTACCGCTGTCGACACCCCATCGAGCTAA
- the nifN gene encoding nitrogenase iron-molybdenum cofactor biosynthesis protein NifN codes for MEFSLSRHEHKPLQVNPIKHSQPMGATLAFLGVKDCMPLMHGAQGCASYTKVFFTRHFNEPIAINNTSVSDITAVLDGGDYSILMAIENIQNKEKNIKPSMIGLHTTGLTETKGDDVRGVGMHIEIPYVFVNTPDYEGGMESGWSLTVTAMIEQLTEAATELKTNKLVFLPHLSMQPIEVEKIKALCEDFGFETYALPDLSTSLDGYWEAGQGKLANGGITVDQIRDLATSSVVVSLGASMKKAALALQKKNPAIEHLHFDHLMGLDGCDNFVSALMKIRQREPKPLMKRWRSRLQDAMLDSHFLIGSSHFVVMGEPDMLVGICALLRSVGGTIDAAISTTFSDSLHLIEAEKVFVGDLEDARQFFEGADMVISNFHAERILHTYTHTALVIRGFPNYEELGNQLKNDQLYEGSTYFLFEIANALRHVKHAE; via the coding sequence ATGGAATTCTCCCTTTCTCGTCATGAACACAAACCGCTTCAAGTCAACCCGATCAAACACTCTCAGCCGATGGGTGCAACCCTCGCATTTTTAGGGGTTAAAGATTGTATGCCGTTGATGCACGGTGCGCAGGGGTGTGCTTCGTATACCAAGGTTTTTTTTACCCGCCATTTCAATGAACCGATCGCGATCAACAACACTTCGGTAAGCGATATTACCGCTGTTCTCGATGGTGGAGACTACTCGATACTTATGGCGATTGAGAATATCCAGAACAAAGAGAAAAATATCAAACCGAGCATGATCGGTCTGCACACGACGGGTCTGACCGAGACCAAAGGGGATGATGTTCGCGGTGTGGGGATGCACATCGAAATCCCCTATGTGTTTGTCAATACTCCCGATTACGAGGGGGGGATGGAGAGCGGATGGTCACTGACAGTCACCGCGATGATCGAACAGCTTACCGAGGCTGCTACCGAGCTAAAAACCAATAAACTCGTTTTTTTACCCCACCTGAGTATGCAGCCTATCGAGGTGGAGAAGATCAAAGCTCTCTGCGAGGATTTCGGGTTTGAAACCTATGCACTCCCCGATCTCTCTACCTCACTGGACGGGTATTGGGAAGCGGGGCAGGGGAAACTCGCCAACGGCGGAATAACGGTGGATCAAATCCGTGATTTGGCGACCTCTTCGGTGGTGGTTTCACTCGGAGCTTCGATGAAAAAAGCGGCATTGGCACTGCAAAAAAAGAACCCCGCGATAGAGCATCTCCATTTCGATCATTTGATGGGATTGGATGGATGCGACAATTTTGTAAGTGCACTTATGAAAATACGACAACGTGAGCCAAAACCGCTGATGAAACGATGGCGATCCCGTCTGCAAGATGCGATGTTGGATTCGCATTTTCTGATCGGGAGTTCCCATTTTGTCGTGATGGGTGAGCCGGATATGCTGGTCGGAATTTGTGCATTACTCCGCAGTGTCGGTGGAACCATTGATGCGGCAATATCTACGACGTTTAGCGACTCTTTGCATTTGATCGAAGCAGAAAAAGTATTTGTCGGGGATTTGGAAGATGCCCGGCAGTTTTTCGAGGGGGCTGATATGGTGATCAGCAATTTTCATGCAGAACGAATCTTGCATACGTATACTCATACGGCACTCGTGATCCGAGGATTCCCTAATTATGAAGAGTTAGGGAACCAGCTCAAAAACGATCAGTTGTATGAGGGAAGCACTTACTTTTTATTTGAGATAGCAAATGCTTTGCGTCATGTTAAACATGCAGAGTAA
- the nifT gene encoding putative nitrogen fixation protein NifT has translation MAKVMLRYDSKGAISFYVAKKDMEETILTSEFDSEEKWGGEVKLSNGETWFIEPGVKKFPSEVVAVRRGD, from the coding sequence ATGGCAAAAGTTATGTTACGTTACGACTCTAAGGGAGCGATCTCTTTTTATGTTGCAAAAAAAGATATGGAAGAGACGATTCTCACGTCAGAGTTTGACAGTGAAGAAAAATGGGGCGGTGAGGTAAAACTCAGCAACGGCGAAACATGGTTTATCGAACCGGGCGTAAAAAAATTCCCTTCAGAAGTTGTCGCTGTACGTCGCGGCGACTGA
- the nifX gene encoding nitrogen fixation protein NifX — protein sequence MNTKITVEGNGTMNSALRVAFATKDMEEVNAHFGGAKEFVVYNVSQNGYEVSEVIKTDTSELEDDDKTDFRVRALKGVNIMYCESIGGTAAAKVIRAGIHPMKVNEPTLIEDLLKSLVAMINGNPPPWVKNIIQMKTEHDVRQDRWAEGE from the coding sequence ATGAACACTAAAATCACAGTAGAGGGGAATGGGACAATGAATAGCGCTTTACGAGTTGCATTTGCAACCAAAGATATGGAAGAGGTTAATGCCCATTTCGGCGGAGCCAAAGAGTTTGTGGTGTACAACGTCTCTCAAAATGGCTACGAGGTCTCAGAAGTGATTAAAACCGATACCTCTGAACTCGAAGACGATGACAAAACGGATTTCCGTGTTCGTGCGCTGAAAGGTGTGAATATCATGTATTGTGAGAGTATCGGCGGAACGGCAGCCGCAAAAGTAATCCGAGCGGGAATCCATCCTATGAAGGTGAATGAACCGACATTGATCGAAGATCTTTTGAAAAGTTTGGTAGCCATGATCAACGGTAATCCTCCACCGTGGGTTAAAAATATCATTCAAATGAAAACGGAACACGACGTGCGACAAGATCGATGGGCAGAAGGGGAATAA
- a CDS encoding aldo/keto reductase yields the protein MLCATKEGTFSYLKKFGNYSKDFYRFNGELFFPSLGIGTYKAEPYKEDNYIINYAEAIKMALRRGINMIDTAINYRYQMSEREIAEALNAMFQEGEIKRQEVIIASKAGFIPLDFPFPENPYGWIQENIIQTGLATKEEIVIDQHCMSPKYLRWSCEQSLRNLELETIDIFYLHNPETQLGYVDQETFYGRIETAFKLFEELRAEGKIVSYGIAAWNGFLYEADHTEYIALSKVVEIARRAGGINHGFKYLQSPFNLAKPHAYGYANQQAEDGMYYPLMHACASYGITYIGSSPLLQKNLFKRAFAPDVAELMNTNELSDIASALQFARSAGGICAVFGAVDPAHVIDNAVLCYLPEASAKAVNTLMKGAYAV from the coding sequence ATGTTATGTGCCACAAAAGAGGGAACTTTTTCGTATCTCAAAAAATTCGGTAATTACTCGAAAGATTTTTACCGTTTTAACGGAGAACTCTTTTTCCCATCTCTCGGGATCGGAACCTATAAAGCCGAACCGTACAAAGAAGATAATTATATTATCAACTACGCAGAGGCCATAAAAATGGCACTTCGTCGTGGAATTAATATGATCGATACGGCGATCAACTACCGCTATCAAATGAGCGAGCGTGAGATTGCCGAAGCGTTGAATGCAATGTTTCAAGAGGGTGAAATAAAACGTCAAGAGGTGATCATCGCTTCCAAAGCAGGTTTCATCCCTCTGGATTTCCCGTTTCCAGAGAATCCCTACGGATGGATACAAGAGAATATCATTCAGACGGGATTAGCGACCAAAGAAGAGATCGTTATCGATCAGCACTGTATGAGCCCTAAATATTTACGTTGGAGCTGTGAGCAGTCGTTACGCAATTTGGAGTTGGAAACGATCGATATTTTCTATCTCCATAATCCCGAAACACAGCTCGGATACGTCGATCAAGAAACGTTTTATGGCCGTATCGAAACAGCATTTAAGCTTTTTGAAGAGCTAAGAGCGGAGGGTAAAATCGTCTCTTACGGGATAGCGGCTTGGAACGGATTTTTGTATGAAGCGGATCATACCGAGTACATCGCCCTCTCAAAAGTAGTAGAAATTGCTCGTCGTGCGGGTGGGATAAACCATGGGTTTAAATACCTCCAAAGTCCGTTTAATCTGGCAAAACCGCATGCCTACGGTTATGCAAATCAGCAAGCTGAAGATGGGATGTATTATCCTCTTATGCATGCGTGCGCTAGCTATGGGATAACGTATATCGGTTCCTCTCCTCTGCTGCAAAAAAATCTCTTTAAAAGAGCGTTTGCACCGGATGTCGCTGAACTTATGAATACGAATGAACTGAGCGACATTGCCAGTGCATTACAATTTGCGCGTAGTGCAGGGGGGATCTGTGCAGTATTTGGTGCCGTTGATCCTGCCCATGTCATAGATAATGCGGTTTTGTGTTATCTCCCTGAAGCTTCCGCCAAGGCAGTAAATACGCTTATGAAGGGTGCTTATGCTGTATGA
- a CDS encoding NifX-associated nitrogen fixation protein, whose amino-acid sequence MEAEKTMNEFGTELIRQIRALDQFGNWSRISDDELLIKKYVKTKEDLKTIPLIADIDEMLINDIKMIYKALALAFERKTGVVCNVIMEMSHEGFGRCAVIADRICIVDKYFKDAHRFGFRTLEALFEDGDKHLVNAIAVYEQYQPNKN is encoded by the coding sequence ATGGAAGCAGAAAAAACAATGAATGAATTTGGAACAGAGTTAATACGTCAAATCCGGGCACTTGATCAGTTTGGAAATTGGTCACGAATCAGTGATGATGAGTTGTTAATCAAAAAGTATGTTAAGACCAAAGAGGATTTAAAAACGATCCCTTTGATCGCAGACATTGATGAGATGCTTATCAATGATATCAAAATGATTTATAAAGCCCTTGCATTGGCATTTGAGCGCAAAACAGGTGTAGTGTGCAACGTCATCATGGAAATGAGTCATGAAGGTTTCGGTCGCTGCGCGGTTATCGCTGATCGTATCTGTATTGTGGATAAATATTTCAAAGATGCTCACCGTTTCGGTTTCCGTACACTAGAAGCATTGTTTGAAGACGGTGATAAACATTTAGTCAACGCTATTGCTGTTTATGAGCAATATCAACCAAATAAAAATTAA